Proteins encoded by one window of Monoglobus pectinilyticus:
- a CDS encoding glycoside hydrolase family 43 protein gives MNYSNPVRRGFYPDPSVIRVGEDFYMVNSSFQYFPCIPISHSKDMIHWETIGHAITDPSYLDLSGIKDSHGIWAPDIFYNDGTFYIIATMRLNDSGEEKTRPSRQQLIMKSTTPEGPYTKPVWLNANSIDPSLFFDDDGRKYMITARAATAWELNEDCTEIIDGPKVVWNGTGERCSEGPHIMKHNGYYYAIAAEGGTGYGHGINIARSTELFGEYENCPYNPVMRQKDPEKLIQRAGHGKLVEDQNGDWWAYYLCGRRNEGNYTTLGRETALDPVRWTDDGWFLINEGKGPSEIQNGPDLPEFKGESKSFFDDFDHDSLNLEWEFVRNPDYDYISLNKEKECCLRLYTTDGNLSELKAKNTLVHREAEFKYRAETKMNFDPDDGAWAGLTCYYSTATYIRFNIAMSEGKRILELVINRNQGEELVNKTEIPDGWINLRVDVDGQKRTFSYSMDGENYIEAGTVNPCIFLCDEGVPTDRKRHTGTMVGVFAGTDSGKRIPADFDWFKIDAE, from the coding sequence ATGAATTACAGTAATCCGGTTCGAAGAGGCTTTTATCCTGACCCGTCGGTTATACGAGTAGGTGAAGATTTTTATATGGTTAACTCTTCATTTCAGTATTTTCCATGTATACCCATTTCACATTCTAAAGATATGATACATTGGGAAACAATAGGACACGCTATCACAGATCCATCTTATCTTGATTTAAGCGGAATTAAAGACTCGCATGGTATTTGGGCGCCAGATATTTTTTATAATGATGGAACTTTTTATATAATTGCCACAATGCGGCTAAATGACAGCGGAGAAGAAAAAACTCGTCCCAGCAGACAGCAGCTTATTATGAAATCCACAACTCCGGAGGGACCTTATACAAAGCCGGTTTGGCTAAATGCAAATTCGATAGATCCTTCGTTGTTTTTTGATGATGACGGAAGAAAGTATATGATAACTGCCAGAGCCGCTACGGCTTGGGAACTTAATGAAGACTGCACTGAGATAATAGACGGTCCTAAAGTTGTTTGGAATGGAACCGGAGAGCGTTGTTCTGAAGGCCCCCATATTATGAAGCATAATGGTTACTATTATGCGATAGCCGCAGAGGGAGGAACAGGTTATGGACATGGTATCAATATAGCTAGGTCAACAGAATTATTCGGTGAGTATGAAAATTGCCCGTATAATCCTGTAATGAGACAGAAAGATCCGGAAAAATTAATACAGCGCGCCGGTCACGGCAAGCTTGTTGAAGATCAAAACGGCGACTGGTGGGCTTATTATCTTTGCGGAAGACGAAACGAAGGAAATTATACGACTTTGGGACGAGAGACAGCTTTGGATCCCGTTCGCTGGACTGATGACGGCTGGTTTCTAATAAATGAGGGGAAAGGCCCCAGCGAGATACAAAACGGACCGGACTTACCTGAATTTAAAGGCGAATCAAAAAGTTTTTTTGATGATTTTGATCATGATAGTTTAAATCTTGAATGGGAGTTTGTCAGAAATCCGGACTATGATTATATTTCTCTAAATAAGGAGAAAGAATGCTGTCTGAGGCTTTATACCACTGACGGGAATTTGAGTGAGCTAAAGGCAAAGAACACATTGGTTCATAGAGAAGCAGAGTTTAAATACAGAGCGGAAACAAAGATGAATTTTGACCCGGATGATGGTGCGTGGGCCGGTTTAACCTGTTATTACAGCACTGCTACATATATCAGATTTAATATAGCCATGTCTGAAGGAAAGAGGATACTTGAACTGGTTATTAACCGAAACCAAGGCGAGGAACTGGTGAACAAAACAGAAATTCCTGATGGATGGATAAATCTTCGGGTTGATGTTGACGGGCAAAAACGAACGTTTTCATATAGTATGGACGGTGAAAACTATATTGAGGCAGGAACCGTTAATCCGTGTATCTTTTTGTGCGATGAAGGAGTTCCAACAGATAGAAAACGGCATACCGGAACAATGGTAGGAGTATTTGCCGGAACGGATTCGGGAAAAAGAATACCGGCTGATTTTGACTGGTTTAAAATTGACGCGGAATAA
- a CDS encoding DUF5131 family protein encodes MTKYTWNPWHGCHKISAGCANCYMFRSDSGRDIDSNTVRKTSSFNRPVSRDKYGSYKLKSGAEVGLCFTSDFLIDEADKWRDEAWDMIRERFDLNFLFITKRINRLADVAPDDWGDGYDNVAIGCTCENQEMADKRLPVFLSFPIAERYIICEPLLGPIDLKEYLLPEKISEVIVGGESGNEARVCDYDWVFDIRNQCIEAGVDFSFHQTGARLRKNGKVYRILRRHQHSQAKKAAITFRRKKV; translated from the coding sequence GTGACAAAATATACATGGAACCCGTGGCACGGCTGTCATAAAATAAGCGCCGGGTGTGCCAACTGCTACATGTTCCGTTCGGATTCCGGGAGAGATATTGACAGCAATACGGTCAGAAAAACATCAAGTTTTAACCGCCCTGTCAGCAGAGATAAATATGGCAGTTATAAGCTGAAATCAGGAGCGGAAGTGGGTTTATGCTTCACATCTGATTTTTTAATTGATGAAGCTGACAAATGGAGAGATGAAGCCTGGGACATGATAAGAGAAAGGTTTGATTTAAATTTTCTATTTATAACAAAGCGTATAAATAGGCTGGCTGATGTTGCGCCTGATGATTGGGGAGACGGCTATGATAATGTAGCTATCGGGTGTACTTGTGAAAACCAGGAGATGGCGGATAAACGCCTGCCTGTATTTTTATCTTTTCCGATTGCCGAACGTTATATAATATGCGAACCCCTGTTAGGTCCTATTGATTTAAAAGAGTATTTGTTACCTGAAAAAATAAGTGAAGTTATAGTAGGTGGAGAATCGGGGAATGAAGCCCGGGTATGCGACTATGATTGGGTGTTTGATATTAGAAACCAATGTATTGAAGCCGGGGTAGATTTCAGTTTTCATCAAACAGGAGCAAGGCTCAGGAAAAATGGAAAGGTGTATAGAATATTGCGCAGACACCAACATTCTCAAGCTAAAAAAGCGGCCATAACATTCCGCAGAAAAAAAGTATAA
- a CDS encoding helix-turn-helix transcriptional regulator: MKNTLETLRKENGISQEELADAVRVSRQTICSLENGRYNPSIFLAFRLADFFKVKIEDIFLYEGE, from the coding sequence ATGAAAAACACTCTTGAGACGCTCAGAAAAGAAAACGGCATAAGTCAGGAAGAATTGGCTGACGCTGTAAGGGTGTCCCGTCAGACAATATGTTCGCTTGAAAACGGGCGGTATAATCCATCGATTTTTTTGGCATTTAGACTTGCGGATTTTTTTAAAGTTAAAATAGAAGATATATTCTTATATGAGGGGGAATAA
- a CDS encoding D-alanyl-D-alanine carboxypeptidase family protein yields MNKIIKCINIKNLAKILVIALLISTCSVVVPVSVSAEDMGTQVDTDVSTSLVSGKSGILMEPSSGTVLYEFNPDERLQIASVTKTMTMLLIFDALESGKISYSDMVSTSEHAASMGGSQVFLEPGEQMSVDDMLKAIAISSGNDAAVAMAEFVAGSEDAFVEMMNKKAAALGCENTHFCNCNGLDEPDDHYSSARDVAKISCALIKHSDVFKYTTTWMDTLRGGSFGLSNTNKLLKSYSGANGLKTGSTEKAKYCLSASAERNGLNLVAVVLGAPSTKERFGSAARLLDYGFANYSVVNGEQIVGEIPNLTVQSGTQDTVPVTLMGNTNYIVKKGNEDKVETEINMDSICTAPIQKDQVVGNVVFKVDGQKIGENNIVSMTEVNKINLWELFFKNMKKYFSI; encoded by the coding sequence ATGAATAAAATAATCAAATGTATAAACATAAAAAATCTAGCAAAAATTTTGGTAATCGCTCTGCTTATAAGCACTTGCAGCGTTGTTGTGCCTGTCTCAGTTTCAGCCGAAGATATGGGAACCCAGGTAGACACAGACGTATCCACGTCACTTGTCAGCGGAAAATCAGGTATATTGATGGAGCCAAGCTCTGGCACAGTCCTATATGAGTTCAATCCGGATGAAAGACTACAGATAGCCAGCGTTACAAAAACCATGACAATGCTGCTAATATTTGACGCTTTAGAGAGCGGAAAAATAAGCTATTCCGATATGGTAAGCACTAGCGAGCACGCAGCGTCTATGGGCGGTTCACAAGTATTTTTGGAGCCTGGAGAGCAGATGAGCGTTGACGATATGCTTAAGGCTATAGCAATATCTTCAGGAAATGACGCGGCTGTGGCAATGGCTGAGTTTGTTGCCGGAAGCGAGGACGCCTTTGTGGAAATGATGAATAAAAAAGCTGCGGCATTAGGCTGTGAAAACACACACTTTTGCAACTGCAATGGTCTTGATGAACCTGACGACCACTACAGCAGCGCCAGAGACGTTGCAAAAATATCATGCGCTCTGATTAAGCACAGCGACGTCTTTAAATATACCACAACCTGGATGGACACATTGAGGGGCGGAAGTTTTGGTCTGTCCAACACAAATAAGCTATTAAAATCCTACAGCGGCGCAAACGGTTTAAAAACCGGGTCAACAGAAAAAGCAAAGTATTGCCTTTCCGCATCGGCAGAAAGAAACGGTCTTAACTTAGTTGCAGTTGTATTGGGGGCGCCAAGCACCAAAGAACGTTTCGGAAGCGCTGCAAGACTTCTTGATTATGGTTTTGCAAACTATTCAGTTGTAAACGGCGAACAAATAGTTGGGGAGATACCAAACCTCACCGTTCAGAGCGGAACGCAGGACACCGTTCCCGTAACGCTTATGGGCAACACCAATTATATCGTAAAAAAAGGCAATGAAGACAAAGTTGAAACAGAAATAAACATGGACTCAATCTGTACCGCTCCAATACAAAAAGACCAGGTTGTCGGCAACGTTGTCTTTAAAGTGGACGGGCAAAAAATCGGTGAAAATAATATAGTGTCTATGACAGAGGTAAACAAGATTAATCTTTGGGAACTGTTTTTCAAAAACATGAAAAAGTATTTTAGCATTTAA
- the ftsZ gene encoding cell division protein FtsZ: MFQFDTEATNPAKIKVIGVGGGGNNAVNRMVEADVKCVEFVAVNTDKQDLTLSQASQKIQIGEKITKGLGAGAVPEVGQKAAEESVEDIKKAVQGADMVFVTAGMGGGTGTGAAPIVAKIAKDEGILTVGIVTKPFWFEGKKRQQNSDIGITNLMHAVDTLVVIPNDKLLEVAENRTPLTESFKMADDILRQGVQGISDLISRPGLISLDFADIKTIMKDTGFAHMGIGRASGENRAEEAAKKAIHSPLLETTIEGAKGVILNVTGGPDLGILEVKTAAELVEEAADSDANIIIGAIIDENLGDELVITVIATGFKGNVPGQPEKEEETNPFSSFLNGMGNLSSTQSAPSYNQAPPQPAPSYTPPSPTFEPAPSSNLFSKVGEDDGIDVPVFLRRKDK; encoded by the coding sequence GTGTTCCAGTTTGATACAGAAGCTACAAACCCCGCCAAAATAAAAGTTATTGGTGTCGGCGGCGGTGGTAATAACGCTGTTAATAGAATGGTTGAGGCCGACGTTAAATGTGTTGAATTCGTCGCCGTGAATACGGATAAGCAGGACTTAACTCTGTCGCAGGCGTCACAGAAAATACAGATTGGCGAAAAGATAACAAAAGGTCTTGGCGCTGGCGCGGTTCCTGAGGTTGGTCAGAAGGCCGCTGAAGAAAGCGTTGAGGATATAAAGAAAGCAGTTCAAGGGGCTGACATGGTATTTGTTACAGCCGGAATGGGCGGAGGTACCGGTACGGGTGCTGCTCCTATCGTGGCAAAGATTGCTAAAGATGAGGGCATTTTGACAGTTGGTATAGTAACAAAGCCTTTCTGGTTTGAGGGAAAGAAAAGGCAGCAGAATAGTGATATTGGTATTACCAATCTTATGCATGCTGTTGATACTCTTGTTGTTATACCAAATGATAAGCTGCTTGAAGTTGCTGAGAACAGAACTCCTCTAACCGAGTCGTTTAAAATGGCTGATGATATTTTGAGACAAGGCGTTCAGGGTATATCTGATTTGATTTCAAGGCCGGGGCTTATCAGTCTTGACTTTGCTGATATCAAGACAATAATGAAGGATACAGGTTTCGCACATATGGGTATCGGACGAGCTTCCGGTGAAAACAGAGCGGAAGAAGCCGCTAAGAAAGCTATACATAGTCCGTTGCTTGAAACAACTATAGAAGGCGCTAAGGGCGTTATATTAAACGTTACAGGCGGACCGGATCTTGGAATTTTGGAAGTTAAGACGGCTGCTGAACTGGTTGAAGAGGCTGCTGATTCTGATGCTAATATCATTATCGGTGCTATTATAGATGAAAACTTAGGCGATGAACTTGTTATCACAGTTATCGCAACAGGATTTAAGGGGAATGTTCCAGGTCAGCCGGAGAAAGAGGAAGAAACCAATCCGTTTTCAAGCTTTTTAAATGGAATGGGGAATTTGAGCAGCACACAGAGTGCTCCGTCATATAATCAGGCTCCGCCACAGCCGGCGCCTAGTTATACGCCGCCTAGTCCGACATTTGAACCGGCGCCGTCATCCAATTTATTCAGCAAGGTTGGCGAAGACGACGGGATAGATGTTCCGGTATTTTTACGCAGAAAAGATAAATAG
- the sigG gene encoding RNA polymerase sporulation sigma factor SigG → MRNNKVEICGVNTSKLPVLTAKEKRELFEKIKQGDAEARQKFIYGNLRLVLSILKRFNNRNENIDDLFQIGCIGLIKAVENFDTGHNVQFSTYAVPMIIGEIRRYLRDNNSIRVSRSIRDTAYKALSVKERLTNQNGKEPGIHEIAKELDITPEEVSVALDAIMDPVSMQEPVYHDGTDAVFIMDQIKDEKNIDESWLESISLKEAINRLNEREQHIINLRFFQGKTQMEVADEIGISQAQVSRLEKNALANMKKNL, encoded by the coding sequence ATGCGTAACAATAAAGTGGAAATCTGCGGCGTTAATACCTCAAAGCTCCCGGTTTTGACAGCAAAAGAAAAACGCGAGCTTTTTGAAAAGATAAAACAGGGTGATGCCGAAGCCCGTCAAAAATTTATCTATGGAAATCTGCGGCTGGTGCTGAGCATCTTAAAACGGTTTAATAACCGAAATGAAAATATTGACGACCTTTTTCAAATCGGCTGTATCGGATTGATAAAAGCAGTTGAAAATTTTGACACAGGCCACAATGTTCAGTTCAGCACCTATGCGGTTCCAATGATAATCGGCGAAATAAGAAGGTATCTCAGGGACAACAACAGTATCAGAGTCAGCCGTTCTATCCGCGACACAGCATATAAAGCGCTTTCAGTCAAAGAGAGACTAACCAATCAAAACGGGAAGGAACCCGGCATACATGAGATAGCAAAAGAGCTTGATATAACGCCGGAGGAAGTCTCCGTGGCTCTGGACGCCATAATGGATCCGGTATCTATGCAGGAGCCTGTCTATCATGATGGAACTGACGCTGTGTTTATAATGGACCAAATTAAAGACGAAAAAAATATTGATGAATCATGGCTTGAAAGCATTTCACTAAAAGAAGCCATAAACCGTTTGAATGAGCGTGAACAGCACATCATTAATCTTAGGTTTTTTCAGGGAAAAACCCAGATGGAAGTTGCTGATGAAATAGGAATTTCACAGGCTCAGGTATCTCGGTTGGAAAAAAACGCTCTGGCAAATATGAAAAAGAATTTGTAA
- a CDS encoding 8-oxo-dGTP diphosphatase, which translates to MSRSESVVVTALCMVYDNDKILLQDRIKEDWKGVTFPGGHIEKKESFVKGIEREVFEETGLKIKNIRICGVKQFQTEDDERYIVLLFKTNEFEGELCSSEEGEVFWAERKNLSSYETVDDFYELIKVFDDENINELMFEGCKEDNHWKWIKKLY; encoded by the coding sequence ATGTCAAGAAGTGAAAGTGTTGTGGTTACTGCCCTTTGTATGGTTTATGACAACGATAAAATCCTTTTGCAGGATAGGATTAAAGAAGATTGGAAGGGCGTTACATTTCCGGGAGGACATATTGAGAAAAAAGAGTCTTTTGTAAAAGGAATAGAAAGAGAAGTGTTTGAAGAGACAGGTCTAAAAATTAAAAATATTAGAATTTGCGGTGTAAAGCAATTTCAAACAGAAGATGACGAAAGATATATTGTGTTGCTCTTTAAAACGAATGAATTTGAAGGCGAACTTTGTTCCTCTGAAGAAGGAGAAGTTTTTTGGGCAGAACGTAAGAATTTGTCTTCATATGAAACAGTAGACGATTTTTATGAACTTATAAAAGTGTTCGATGATGAAAATATTAATGAGTTGATGTTTGAAGGCTGTAAAGAAGATAATCACTGGAAATGGATTAAAAAGTTATACTGA
- a CDS encoding peptidylprolyl isomerase produces MKKTLRILCCVLAAAALLCLASCGSDQNNAAKAKNEPTNTPTQAKKAENSPVPVTGELSQGSCKVLFTMSDGQTFTIQCEPEYAPETVENFLSLVNSGFYDGLTFHRVLDNFVAQGGDPSGNGTGGSQTKIHGEFSENGFTQNTLTHKRGSVAMARSSAPDSASSQFYICYTDLPSLDGKYAVFGTVTEGMEVIDSFLSIARDSSGMPSTPITIESAKIVD; encoded by the coding sequence ATGAAAAAAACTTTAAGAATTTTATGCTGTGTATTGGCTGCCGCTGCACTGCTGTGTCTAGCCTCTTGCGGTTCAGACCAGAACAATGCGGCAAAAGCCAAAAACGAACCCACTAATACCCCGACACAAGCCAAAAAGGCTGAAAACAGTCCTGTTCCCGTAACAGGAGAACTGTCGCAAGGTTCTTGCAAAGTTCTCTTCACTATGAGCGACGGACAAACTTTCACTATTCAGTGTGAACCTGAGTATGCTCCTGAAACCGTTGAAAACTTTTTAAGCCTTGTTAATTCAGGATTTTATGACGGATTAACATTCCACAGAGTTCTTGACAACTTTGTAGCTCAAGGCGGAGACCCAAGCGGGAACGGCACAGGCGGAAGTCAAACTAAGATACACGGGGAATTTTCTGAAAATGGTTTTACTCAAAACACGCTGACGCACAAAAGAGGAAGCGTAGCAATGGCAAGATCCAGCGCTCCGGATTCCGCGTCCAGCCAGTTCTATATTTGCTATACTGACCTTCCCAGCCTGGACGGAAAATATGCAGTATTCGGCACTGTAACCGAAGGGATGGAAGTTATTGACAGTTTCTTAAGCATAGCCAGGGACTCATCGGGCATGCCGTCAACACCTATAACTATTGAAAGCGCAAAAATAGTTGACTAA
- a CDS encoding FtsK/SpoIIIE family DNA translocase, whose amino-acid sequence MAATKTKTTNTKKKTTSSGSSANSRARSKTGTRSSASGTRKAGTQRAVKASDVTARQPKTKVLSSEVQGILLMALGIFFACAFYLSAAGIVGTFIRNVCYGLFGAASGVFFIYFLLAGINCFFDKKTGDSLYKWWVLLGLMICSGMIYALALGDTGFVEGGFFGNLNSLYENGINGNGGGILGGFLCKLTVLLIGYMGAWVFSASAVLVLFIILTGISIEGVFRKILNFFRNSGNSIKNRANREVEIEPVLDDYYYDDGEFQESKKTSFLKRVFGKIKTGREKRKEQRNKYDTLNTDYEYEQRHTTDFDDKPVRKSRKGSAKKNSSSIDIELNDKKFIPPPTETKPQRFMFEEDAELSNNLKTSIEDTGISSSQHKFSIDDLPFDIDGITAGTLSEVGDEAGHGFDDVTVPSFLDTSKTGALTNMPKEDGSIPSNDPDDFEPPSEAKLQDKLDPMTKKALDSGVPLDEAVTKGRKMLVEDAEPQTPEQKIAAEIEEKSTVPKLISYKLPPYSLLAEPKPNKKTKAEIKYELEEKANRLLDTLSSFKVEAKIINITQGPSVTRFELQPGFGVKVSKITGLSDDIALSLAAPGVRIEAPIPGKSAIGIEIPNSNPSPVPIREVLDTTEFKRKKSKTTVALGKDISGNCVIADIANFPHILIAGATGSGKSVCINSLITSILYKSKPDEVKMIMVDPKMVELGVYNGIPHLLIPVVTDPKHAAGALNWAVVEMQNRYNLLKDNKVRNLKGYNKLMEEREEPDAKLPEIVIIIDELADLMNVAKSEVEEAINRLAALARAAGMYLVIATQRPSVNVITGVIKANIPSRIAFAVSSQIDSRTIIDSAGAEKLLGKGDMLYSPRGSMKPLRVQGNFVSDSEIEALVDFIKGQYEAEYDEEVIEHIEKEHERVAADLEAGSGSSSSHSGSDGSGGRTDDMFLEAVELVLENGQASVAMFQRKFKMGYQRAAKLIDQMEEKKIIGPYEGTKPRQVLITRQEFNEMKYNRSEN is encoded by the coding sequence ATGGCGGCAACCAAGACTAAGACTACAAATACAAAAAAGAAGACAACGTCTTCGGGCAGTTCTGCAAATTCCCGTGCCAGGTCAAAGACAGGAACCCGTTCAAGTGCGTCAGGCACAAGAAAAGCGGGAACCCAAAGAGCTGTTAAAGCTTCTGATGTGACCGCAAGACAGCCAAAAACAAAAGTTCTATCAAGCGAAGTTCAGGGAATATTGCTTATGGCTCTGGGCATTTTCTTTGCATGCGCATTTTATCTCAGTGCAGCAGGTATAGTAGGAACTTTTATCAGAAATGTTTGCTATGGGTTATTTGGCGCCGCTTCAGGAGTGTTTTTTATATATTTTCTGCTTGCGGGCATTAACTGCTTTTTTGATAAAAAGACAGGGGATTCACTCTACAAGTGGTGGGTTCTGTTGGGACTGATGATTTGTTCCGGTATGATATATGCTCTTGCTTTAGGCGATACAGGATTTGTTGAGGGCGGTTTTTTTGGTAATTTAAACTCGCTGTATGAAAACGGTATAAACGGCAACGGCGGCGGAATACTGGGCGGTTTTCTCTGTAAACTGACAGTTTTGCTTATTGGATATATGGGCGCCTGGGTTTTTTCAGCTTCAGCTGTGCTGGTTCTGTTTATAATTCTAACAGGGATATCAATTGAAGGTGTTTTCAGAAAAATTTTAAACTTTTTTAGAAACAGCGGTAATAGTATTAAAAACAGGGCTAATCGCGAGGTCGAAATTGAGCCGGTTCTTGATGATTATTACTATGATGACGGTGAATTCCAAGAATCAAAAAAGACGTCATTTTTGAAACGTGTTTTTGGAAAAATAAAGACCGGAAGAGAAAAAAGAAAAGAGCAGAGAAATAAATATGACACTTTAAATACTGATTATGAGTATGAACAAAGACATACGACCGATTTTGATGATAAACCGGTGAGAAAATCAAGAAAAGGTTCTGCAAAGAAGAATAGTTCCTCTATCGATATAGAACTAAATGACAAAAAATTTATTCCTCCGCCAACAGAGACAAAACCTCAGAGATTTATGTTTGAAGAGGATGCGGAACTCAGCAATAACTTAAAAACTTCCATAGAGGATACCGGTATTAGTTCATCACAGCATAAATTCAGTATTGATGACCTGCCGTTTGATATTGACGGTATAACGGCAGGGACGTTGAGTGAAGTAGGAGATGAGGCCGGTCACGGATTTGATGATGTAACCGTTCCATCATTTTTGGATACCAGCAAGACCGGAGCGCTTACAAATATGCCGAAAGAAGACGGTTCTATACCCAGCAATGACCCTGACGATTTTGAACCGCCAAGCGAAGCTAAACTTCAGGACAAGCTGGACCCAATGACTAAAAAAGCTTTAGACAGCGGAGTTCCGCTCGATGAAGCTGTGACTAAGGGACGTAAAATGCTTGTGGAAGACGCTGAACCTCAAACCCCGGAGCAAAAAATAGCTGCGGAAATTGAGGAAAAGAGCACCGTGCCTAAATTGATAAGTTATAAGCTGCCTCCATATAGTCTTTTGGCAGAACCTAAACCAAATAAAAAAACAAAAGCCGAAATAAAGTATGAGCTGGAAGAAAAGGCAAATCGTCTGCTGGATACTTTGAGCAGTTTTAAGGTGGAAGCAAAGATTATAAATATTACCCAGGGGCCGTCTGTTACCAGGTTTGAACTGCAGCCGGGATTTGGTGTTAAAGTTTCAAAAATAACGGGGCTGTCTGATGATATTGCTTTAAGCCTTGCGGCTCCGGGGGTCAGAATTGAGGCGCCGATACCCGGGAAATCAGCTATAGGAATAGAAATACCAAATTCGAATCCTTCACCGGTTCCGATTCGAGAGGTGCTTGACACCACTGAATTTAAAAGAAAAAAATCAAAGACTACAGTTGCTTTGGGTAAGGATATAAGCGGAAACTGTGTTATTGCTGATATAGCAAATTTCCCGCATATTTTGATTGCAGGCGCTACGGGTTCAGGTAAGTCCGTATGTATCAATTCGCTTATAACAAGTATTTTATATAAGTCAAAGCCTGATGAGGTCAAAATGATAATGGTAGATCCAAAGATGGTTGAGCTTGGGGTATATAATGGAATACCGCACTTGCTGATACCTGTGGTGACCGACCCTAAACACGCTGCCGGCGCTCTTAATTGGGCTGTTGTGGAGATGCAGAACAGATATAATCTTTTGAAAGATAACAAAGTAAGAAATCTGAAAGGTTATAATAAACTGATGGAAGAGCGTGAAGAGCCGGATGCAAAACTGCCGGAAATTGTTATAATTATTGACGAGCTTGCCGATTTGATGAATGTTGCAAAGAGCGAGGTAGAGGAAGCGATAAACCGTCTTGCGGCTTTGGCCAGAGCCGCCGGAATGTATTTAGTTATCGCAACTCAAAGACCGTCGGTAAACGTAATTACCGGTGTTATAAAGGCCAATATTCCCTCCAGAATAGCGTTCGCCGTAAGTTCGCAGATAGACAGCCGAACTATAATAGATTCAGCAGGAGCGGAGAAGCTGCTTGGAAAAGGAGATATGTTATACTCTCCCAGGGGTTCTATGAAACCGCTGCGTGTTCAGGGCAACTTTGTCTCAGACAGTGAGATAGAGGCTCTTGTAGACTTTATAAAAGGGCAATATGAAGCAGAGTATGACGAAGAAGTTATAGAGCATATAGAAAAAGAACATGAAAGGGTTGCGGCTGACCTTGAAGCCGGGAGCGGTTCTTCATCTTCTCATAGCGGAAGCGATGGAAGCGGCGGAAGAACTGACGATATGTTCCTGGAGGCTGTTGAGCTCGTTTTGGAGAATGGGCAGGCGTCCGTTGCTATGTTTCAAAGGAAATTCAAAATGGGCTATCAGCGTGCTGCGAAACTTATAGACCAAATGGAGGAAAAGAAGATAATAGGTCCATATGAGGGAACAAAACCGCGGCAGGTACTTATAACCCGTCAGGAATTTAATGAGATGAAGTATAATCGCTCAGAGAATTAA
- a CDS encoding NAD-dependent protein deacylase, with amino-acid sequence MNSDTVLLKEIIERAKNIVFFGGAGVSTESGIPDFRSSDGLYNQKYKYPPEQIVSHTFFKYNTEEFYRFYRDKMIYCEAKPNKAHIALAELEKSGKLSCVITQNIDGLHQMAGSKNVFELHGSIHRNYCLKCGKKYGLDKIIGTEGIPTCDLCGGIVRPDVVLYEEGLDPEILNGSIKNLRKADVLIIGGTSLGVYPAAGLIHEFTGDKIVLINKSVTPADKTADLVIREPIAQVLKEAVLM; translated from the coding sequence ATGAATAGTGATACAGTTTTATTAAAGGAAATAATTGAGAGGGCAAAAAATATAGTATTTTTTGGAGGAGCAGGCGTATCGACTGAGAGCGGTATACCTGACTTTAGAAGCAGCGACGGGCTTTATAATCAGAAATATAAATATCCTCCCGAGCAGATAGTCAGTCATACATTTTTTAAGTACAACACAGAGGAGTTTTACCGTTTTTATCGAGACAAAATGATATATTGTGAAGCTAAGCCAAACAAAGCTCACATTGCGTTGGCTGAGTTGGAGAAGTCCGGCAAACTCTCGTGTGTTATAACTCAAAATATTGATGGACTTCATCAAATGGCAGGAAGCAAGAATGTTTTTGAACTGCATGGGAGCATACACAGGAATTACTGTTTAAAGTGTGGGAAGAAGTATGGACTTGATAAGATAATAGGCACAGAAGGAATACCAACATGTGATTTATGCGGAGGTATAGTGCGGCCTGATGTTGTTTTATACGAAGAAGGACTCGACCCTGAAATTCTTAATGGCTCTATAAAAAACCTTAGAAAAGCAGACGTTTTGATTATCGGAGGAACATCTCTCGGAGTATATCCGGCGGCCGGATTGATACATGAATTCACAGGGGATAAAATTGTTCTGATAAATAAGTCGGTGACTCCTGCTGACAAAACGGCTGATTTGGTTATAAGAGAGCCAATAGCACAGGTGCTGAAGGAGGCTGTTTTAATGTGA